A window from Numida meleagris isolate 19003 mitochondrion, complete genome encodes these proteins:
- the ND6 gene encoding NADH dehydrogenase subunit 6: MTYFMIFLGVSFMLGTLAVASNPSPYYGVVGLVLASVVGCGWLMSLGVSFISLALFMIYLGGMLVVFVYSVSLAADPYPEAWGSWRVVGYGLGFVLVVCAGVVLGGLVEFWKVGAVTVDGGGMSFMRLDFSGVAVFYSWGVGLFLVAGWGLLLVLFVVLELVRGLSRGAIRAV; the protein is encoded by the coding sequence ATGACTTATTTTATGATTTTTCTTGGGGTTAGCTTTATACTGGGGACTTTAGCTGTGGCATCTAATCCTTCTCCTTATTATGGGGTGGTGGGATTAGTATTAGCGTCTGTGGTTGGGTGTGGGTGGTTGATGAGTCTAGGGGTTTCTTTTATTTCTTTGGCGTTGTTTATGATTTATTTGGGGGGTATGTTGGTGGTTTTTGTTTATTCAGTGTCTTTGGCTGCTGATCCTTATCCTGAGGCATGGGGGAGCTGGCGGGTAGTGGGGTATGGGTTGGGTTTTGTGTTGGTAGTTTGTGCGGGGGTAGTTTTAGGGGGGCTTGTTGAGTTCTGAAAGGTGGGGGCTGTTACTGTTGATGGTGGGGGAATATCTTTTATGCGGTTGGATTTTAGTGGGGTTGCAGTGTTTTACTCGTGGGGTGTAGGCTTATTTTTGGTGGCGGGGTGGGGTTTATTGTTGGTTCTGTTTGTTGTGTTAGAGCTTGTGCGTGGGCTGTCTCGGGGGGCAATTCGGGCAGTTTAG